A genomic stretch from bacterium includes:
- a CDS encoding DNA polymerase I → MAEIYLIDGSNILYRSYYAIGKLETSTGLQTNAILGFFNTLFKLLKKHKIEYIGIFFDMRKPTIRHIKFHDYKIKRKPMPDELEFQIPIIKEILNCLGMKYFEKEGYEADDIIATFTEKFKKDHKILIVTGDKDILQLIEENVNIISPVNEEIKDINYIKKNFNFAPEKIIDFLALAGDTSDNIPGIPGIGEKIALKLLLQFSSLEDIYDNIEKIEPESLREKIIKNKEMAFLSKELVTLHKDIDIKVNLDDLKVISPDINKLEEIFTSLEFKKLKEKLYQIFPEIKENNPKEIIAFSNGITFEFNNLLENIENYRDIFENENIELYGFDLKEKLKVIHRKEIDVKNKLFDISLAEYLTGKTIKEQDIFKKVEKYKKFIKQMKMEKLYYEIEIPLINVLIWIEKNGIKVDKEYFESLSKQLEEKILNLENQIYTQAGEVFNINSPQQLSKILFEKLKLPAKKKLKTTYSTDTIVLNELAALHPLPNLLIQYRELLKLKSTYVDGLLSFVKNSRIYPTFNQLSTATGRLSCSNPNLQNIPVRTEIGSKIRKGFISEDNSFLLSFDYNQIELRILAHFSKDNYLIEAFNQGKDIHQETGKFLFPENYLFSPNINNLSKEQIRRIAKTINFGIIYGISPYGLSHQLNISVQEAKFLIDSYFEKFRGVKNYIEKTIKDIEENGYVETFFGRRRYIPEIKSPNKNLQEFAKRAAINMPIQGTSADIIKLAMVKIYNKFKKNNLQSKIVLQIHDELILEVKENELEIIYRIVKDIMENCVTLQVPIKVDVKKGKNYLEMETINITLR, encoded by the coding sequence ATGGCTGAAATTTATTTGATAGATGGGAGTAATATTCTTTATAGGTCTTATTATGCTATTGGAAAACTTGAGACATCTACGGGATTACAAACAAATGCAATTTTAGGTTTCTTTAATACATTATTTAAACTTCTCAAAAAACACAAAATAGAGTATATAGGTATATTTTTTGATATGAGAAAACCAACCATAAGACATATAAAATTCCATGATTATAAAATTAAAAGAAAACCAATGCCTGATGAATTAGAATTTCAAATCCCAATAATAAAAGAAATACTCAATTGTCTTGGAATGAAATATTTTGAAAAAGAGGGGTATGAGGCAGATGATATAATTGCAACTTTTACAGAGAAATTTAAAAAAGACCACAAAATTCTAATAGTTACCGGGGACAAAGATATACTGCAACTTATTGAAGAAAATGTAAATATAATAAGTCCTGTTAATGAAGAAATAAAAGATATTAATTATATCAAAAAAAATTTTAATTTTGCTCCTGAAAAAATTATTGATTTTCTCGCTCTTGCAGGTGATACTTCTGACAATATTCCCGGTATTCCCGGTATAGGTGAGAAAATAGCACTTAAATTGCTTTTACAATTTTCATCTTTAGAAGATATATACGACAACATTGAAAAAATTGAGCCAGAATCTCTCAGGGAAAAAATAATAAAAAATAAAGAAATGGCTTTTCTGTCAAAAGAACTTGTAACACTTCATAAAGATATTGATATTAAAGTCAATCTTGATGATTTAAAAGTCATTTCTCCTGATATAAATAAATTAGAAGAAATATTCACATCTCTTGAATTTAAAAAGTTAAAAGAAAAACTTTACCAAATTTTCCCTGAAATAAAAGAAAATAATCCAAAAGAAATAATCGCTTTTTCAAATGGCATAACCTTTGAATTTAATAACTTACTTGAAAATATTGAAAATTATAGAGATATTTTTGAAAATGAAAACATTGAATTATATGGCTTTGACTTAAAGGAGAAATTGAAAGTTATTCATCGCAAAGAAATTGATGTAAAAAATAAATTATTTGATATTTCTCTTGCTGAATATTTAACAGGAAAAACCATAAAAGAACAGGATATTTTTAAAAAAGTAGAAAAATATAAAAAATTTATAAAACAGATGAAAATGGAAAAATTATATTATGAGATTGAAATTCCATTAATCAATGTTCTTATATGGATAGAAAAAAATGGTATTAAAGTAGATAAAGAATATTTTGAGTCCTTATCAAAACAACTTGAAGAAAAAATTTTAAATCTTGAAAATCAAATTTATACCCAAGCAGGTGAAGTTTTTAATATAAATTCACCCCAGCAATTATCTAAAATTCTATTTGAAAAACTTAAACTTCCAGCAAAGAAGAAACTTAAAACAACTTATTCAACAGACACAATTGTATTAAATGAGTTAGCAGCCCTTCATCCATTACCAAATTTACTTATTCAATATAGAGAACTCTTAAAATTAAAATCAACATATGTTGATGGACTACTTTCCTTTGTAAAAAACAGCAGGATTTATCCAACATTTAACCAATTATCCACTGCAACAGGAAGATTAAGTTGTAGCAATCCAAATCTGCAAAATATTCCTGTAAGAACTGAAATAGGAAGCAAAATAAGAAAGGGATTTATTTCAGAAGATAATTCTTTTCTTCTTTCTTTTGACTATAATCAAATAGAATTGAGAATTCTTGCTCATTTTTCAAAAGATAACTATCTCATTGAGGCATTTAATCAGGGAAAAGATATTCATCAAGAAACAGGTAAATTCCTTTTTCCTGAAAACTATCTTTTCTCACCTAACATAAATAATTTATCAAAAGAGCAAATAAGGCGAATAGCCAAAACAATAAATTTTGGAATAATTTATGGTATAAGTCCTTATGGACTTTCTCATCAACTTAATATCTCTGTGCAGGAAGCAAAATTTTTAATAGATAGTTATTTTGAAAAATTCAGAGGGGTTAAAAATTATATTGAAAAAACAATAAAAGATATTGAGGAAAATGGATATGTTGAAACATTTTTTGGAAGGAGACGATACATTCCTGAAATAAAAAGTCCAAATAAAAATTTACAGGAATTCGCGAAAAGAGCAGCAATAAATATGCCAATTCAAGGAACATCTGCTGATATAATAAAACTTGCAATGGTAAAAATCTATAATAAATTTAAAAAAAATAATTTACAGAGCA